A region from the Triticum aestivum cultivar Chinese Spring chromosome 3D, IWGSC CS RefSeq v2.1, whole genome shotgun sequence genome encodes:
- the LOC123074525 gene encoding uncharacterized protein: MMERKGGCCLAPRYAAGAAQAQAGQGWHMGRAMLKFRPIAPKPAAMAPAPMPAVPAGKGKRKAVAGGTGRRGRKHKKPATVAAPTTQKLDYVQDKPLSSPSSSSSGMTSVDSSPPPPLPATLPLMPVLPAEEGFGGAAPVANLAPAHVAGLVLPPQALRQVVSWVTVEDVTGIWRDGEEPYAAACGGDEGPTFVSDQCGRVTWTNVAFNRAVSGREGADAAMAPSAAASEVRVVLAAKDGAPVPAWGSCAGFTCRVHVPYACPRRGSLVAPCDVWRLDAGGYLWRLDLQATLSLSLGGFI; the protein is encoded by the coding sequence ATGATGGAGAGGAAGGGAGGGTGCTGCTTGGCGCCGAGGTACGCAGCCGGGGCCGCCCAGGCACAGGCAGGCCAGGGGTGGCACATGGGAAGGGCCATGCTGAAGTTTAGGCCCATCGCGCCAAAGCCGGCGGCGATGGCGCCTGCGCCGATGCCGGCCGTGCCGGCTGGGAAGGGGAAGCGGAAGGCGGTTGCAGGGGGTACTGGGAGGAGGGGACGGAAGCACAAGAAGCCAGCCACTGTGGCTGCACCGACGACGCAAAAGTTGGACTACGTGCAGGACAAGCCTTtgtcctcgccgtcctcctcctcgtcggggatGACGTCCGTCGACTCGTCGCCTCCTCCACCCCTGCCTGCAACCCTGCCGCTCATGCCTGTGCTGCCGGCAGAGGAGGGGTTCGGTGGGGCGGCGCCGGTGGCGAATCTGGCGCCTGCCCACGTTGCCGGACTGGTCCTGCCGCCGCAGGCCTTGAGGCAAGTGGTGTCCTGGGTGACGGTTGAAGACGTTACAGGCATCTGGCGCGACGGCGAGGAGCCGTACGCTGCGGCCTGCGGCGGCGACGAGGGCCCAACGTTCGTGTCCGACCAGTGCGGCCGCGTCACCTGGACAAACGTGGCTTTCAACCGGGCAGTGTCCGGTAGGGAGGGCGCCGACGCTGCCATGGCCCCGTCGGCGGCTGCTTCCGAGGTGCGGGTGGTGCTCGCCGCCAAGGATGGCGCCCCCGTGCCGGCGTGGGGCTCCTGTGCCGGTTTCACCTGTCGGGTGCACGTCCCGTACGCATGCCCTCGCCGAGGTTCCCTCGTGGCCCCGTGCGACGTGTGGCGGCTAGACGCTGGCGGCTACCTCTGGCGGCTCGACCTTCAGGCCACCCTCAGCCTCTCCCTCGGCGGCTTCATTTGA